A window of the Equus asinus isolate D_3611 breed Donkey chromosome 20, EquAss-T2T_v2, whole genome shotgun sequence genome harbors these coding sequences:
- the LOC106828921 gene encoding olfactory receptor 56A4, translating to MASPNNYSTAPVSEFLLICFPNYQSWQHWLSLPLSLLFLLAMGANIILLITIWLEASLHEPVYYLLSLLSLLDMVLCLTVIPKVLAIFWFDLRSISFSVCFLQMFIMNSFLTMESCTFMVMAYDRYVAICHPLRYPSIISDQFVAKAAIFIVARNALFSLPVPILSARLRYCAENIIKNCICTNLSVSKLSCDDITFNRLYQFVAGWTLLGSDLILIVLSYSFILKAVLRIKAEGAVAKALSTCGSHFILILFFSTVLLVLVITNLARKRIPPDVPILLNILHHLIPPALNPIVYGVRTKEIKQGIQKLLRSL from the coding sequence ATGGCTTCACCCAACAACTACTCTACTGCTCCAGTCTCCGAATTTCTCCTCATCTGCTTCCCTAACTACCAGAGTTGGCAGCACTGGCTGTCCCTGCccctcagtctcctcttcctcctggccaTGGGGGCCAACATCATCCTCCTAATCACCATCTGGCTGGAGGCCTCTCTGCACGAGCCGGTGTACTACCTgctcagcctcctctctctcctggacaTGGTGCTCTGCCTCACTGTCATCCCCAAGGTCCTAGCCATTTTCTGGTTTGACCTCAGGTCCATCAGCTTCTCAGTCTGCTTCCTCCAGATGTTCATCATGAACAGTTTTTTGACCATGGAGTCCTGCACATTCATGGTCATGGCctatgatcgctatgtggccatctgccaccCATTACGATATCCATCCATCATATCTGATCAATTTGTGGCTAAGGCTGCCATATTCATTGTGGCCCGGAAtgccctcttttctctccctgttCCGATTCTTTCTGCCAGACTCAGATACTGTGCAGAGAACATCATCAAGAACTGCATCTGCACTAACCTGTCTGTGTCCAAACTCTCCTGTGATGACATCACCTTCAATCGGCTCTACCAGTTTGTGGCAGGCTGGACTCTACTGGGCTCTGACCTCATCCTTATTGTTCTCTCCTACTCTTTTATCCTGAAAGCTGTGCTAAGGATCAAGGCTGAGGGTGCTGTGGCCAAGGCCCTGAGCACATGTGGTTCCCATTTCATCCTCATCCTCTTCTTCAGCACAGTCCTGCTGGTTCTGGTCATCACTAACCTGGCCAGGAAGAGAATTCCGCCAGATGTCCCCATCCTACTCAACATCCTGCACCACCTCATCCCCCCAGCTCTGAACCCCATTGTTTATGGTGTGAGAACCAAGGAGATCAAGCAGGGAATCCAGAAGCTACTGAGGAGTTTATAA